From Mauremys mutica isolate MM-2020 ecotype Southern chromosome 15, ASM2049712v1, whole genome shotgun sequence, one genomic window encodes:
- the LOC123350657 gene encoding histone H3.3A: protein MARTKQTARKSTGGKAPRKQLATKAARKSAPSTGGVKKPHRYRPGTVALREIRRYQKSTELLIRKLPFQRLVREIAQDFKTDLRFQSAAIGALQEASEAYLVGLFEDTNLCAIHAKRVTIMPKDIQLARRIRGERA, encoded by the exons ATGGCCCGTACCAAGCAGACCGCTCGTAAATCCACTGGTGGGAAAGCCCCCCGGAAGCAACTGGCCACCAAAGCAGCCAGGAAAAGTGCGCCCTCCACTGGGGGAGTGAAGAAACCTCATCGTTACAG GCCTGGCACTGTGGCCCTTCGAGAGATCCGGAGGTACCAGAAATCCACTGAGCTGCTGATTCGCAAACTCCCGTTCCAGCGTCTGGTCCGTGAAATCGCTCAGGACTTCAAGACGGATCTGCGGTTCCAGAGTGCGGCCATCGGAGCCCTGCAG GAAGCCAGTGAGGCTTATCTCGTGGGTCTCTTTGAAGACACCAACTTGTGTGCAATCCACGCCAAAAGAGTCACCATCATGCCAAAAGACATCCAGCTGGCACGTCGTATCCGCGGCGAGCGGGCTTAA